Part of the Thermococcus sp. genome is shown below.
ACAGAACCGTTCTTGAGATGCCTAGTTTCCTCGGAGCCGGAACGTACTTCCACTACGTTCCAGCCCACGTGAAGTACCTTATCGAGAGGAGCGAGTTCCTGACCGCTTACACCCCATATCAGCCCGAGGTAAGTCAGGGCATGCTCCAGGCTCTCTTCGAGTACCAGAGCCTCATCGCGGAACTCGTTGGCCTTCCGATAGTCAACGCCTCAATGTACGACTGGGGGACGGCCATGGCCGAGGCGGCCCTGATGAGCGCTAGGGTTACCAGGAAGAGCAAGTTCGTGGTTCCGAAGGCCCTCAGCCCGGAGAAGAAAAAGATCCTCCACACCTACACCACGGGCCCTGGGGTTGAGGTAGAGTACGTGGACTGGAATGAAAACGGCCAGGTGGACTTAGAAAAGCTTAAAGAGGCAGTTAACGGCGCCGCCGGGGTATATGTGGAAGTTCCAAACTTCTTCGGGATGCTTGAGGAAGAGTTCACAGCCATCGGCGAGATAGCCCATGATGCGGGAGCGCTCTTCGTTGTTGGCATCGATCCAACGATCCTCGGTGTGGTGGAGGCACCGGGAGAACTTGGAGCCGACGTCGTCGTTGGTGAGGCCGCGTACTTCGGCAACCCGATGAACTTCGGTGGACCCAGAGCCGGAATCTTCGCGGTGAGGAATGAGAGAAAACTGGTAAGGCAGATGCCCGGAAGGGTAATTGGCATGACGAAGACGGAAGACGGAAAGAGGGCCTTCGTCATGACGCTGCAGACGAGGGAGCAGCATATCAGGAGGGCCAAAGCCACCTCCAACATCTGTTCGAACGAGGCCCTGGTGGCGGTTGCAGCGGGCATACACCTCGCGACCCTCGGCCCAAG
Proteins encoded:
- the gcvPA gene encoding aminomethyl-transferring glycine dehydrogenase subunit GcvPA; translation: MGKHYLPNVPHKEEMLREIGFTTIDDIFSDVPPGMAREFNLPEAKGEYEVFLELNKVLSKNRTVLEMPSFLGAGTYFHYVPAHVKYLIERSEFLTAYTPYQPEVSQGMLQALFEYQSLIAELVGLPIVNASMYDWGTAMAEAALMSARVTRKSKFVVPKALSPEKKKILHTYTTGPGVEVEYVDWNENGQVDLEKLKEAVNGAAGVYVEVPNFFGMLEEEFTAIGEIAHDAGALFVVGIDPTILGVVEAPGELGADVVVGEAAYFGNPMNFGGPRAGIFAVRNERKLVRQMPGRVIGMTKTEDGKRAFVMTLQTREQHIRRAKATSNICSNEALVAVAAGIHLATLGPRGLKELGEIILKNTAYLKKRLGEVAEIHFKGVNFKDVPVKFEVPYDVIHERLLERGIHGGYYLGRHFPDLGETALFAATETTRRAWIDSLVEALKETINEAEL